The DNA region CTCATTTAATATATCCGTGCCCTCCATTGATATTAAAAAGTTTATTCCGTTTAATATTTTGTCCTCAATAATATTTATTTTATAATCGCTGCTCATTCTATAATATAGCTTGAACTGCTCAAGCATTACATCCATTAAAGGTATAAATTTTGTTTTCTGGCCGTGAATCTTTATATGTGGAAAGACGGCTGAGAATATTATTGATTTATCAAAGCTTTTCAATTTTTCTATGCTTGACTGACCTGTTTCATTGTAAACATTATAATAAAATGATGAAAATGCAAGGTCCTCATGTAAATCTATGATCTCCATTATTATAAATTAAAAATTTATAAATAAACTTTTATAGGCGTATGCTGCCATCTGCCAGAAATGATTTTATATCATCATCATTGAAGCCAATGGATTTTAAAACTTGGACTGTGTCAGAGCCCATTCTTAAATTTTCAGATTTTTTAACCTCCGGTTTTGATACCTTTGTTGCAGGGAATCCGTAAATTTTTGAGGCCTTTATTATATCATCGCTGCTCATTTTTGATGTTTTTTCATCTATTTTTCCCTTTAATGATTTATCATGCATTGGGCCATCAATGTTTATAAATTCAAGAAAATTTTTCCAGAACTTTTCCTCAAAGGCACCCAGGGCTATTGAACCATCCATGGTGTTGTATATAGTGTAAAATGGATAATCCCCATTGATCATGCTCTTATCGAATATATTTATTAAATTAAAGTAAAATGGTATGTAACGCATGTCTATTATTATATGCTCATTGACGTTTTTATACAATGAATTTAAAATTCTTAATGCTGCCATCATGCCTGCTCCGGTATCTGCTATCTGCACAGGCAGTGTTTTATCTATTCCATTCATGGCAGTATAATTTATATCATGTCCGGGATCATCACCACCGTTTATTGAGCAGTAAACAATGTTTTTATTTATTTTAACGACCTCATTGTATGAAAGGCCAAGCCTGTCCATGACGCCTGGCCTGAAACTTTCTATTAAAACATTAGAATGCTCAATC from Picrophilus oshimae DSM 9789 includes:
- a CDS encoding CoA transferase, whose translation is MPGPIATRILCDLGFEIIKVEDTGHGDYLRDLYPGTFGFLNLGKKLISMDLKKDGGKIIMKRLIEHSNVLIESFRPGVMDRLGLSYNEVVKINKNIVYCSINGGDDPGHDINYTAMNGIDKTLPVQIADTGAGMMAALRILNSLYKNVNEHIIIDMRYIPFYFNLINIFDKSMINGDYPFYTIYNTMDGSIALGAFEEKFWKNFLEFINIDGPMHDKSLKGKIDEKTSKMSSDDIIKASKIYGFPATKVSKPEVKKSENLRMGSDTVQVLKSIGFNDDDIKSFLADGSIRL